A region of Streptomyces sp. NBC_01750 DNA encodes the following proteins:
- the trpD gene encoding anthranilate phosphoribosyltransferase, with product MNVVTPVGGDSVADLSWPRVLDALLSNRDQGADATAWAMDRILSGEATNAQIAGFVVALRAKGETVEEISGLVRTMYAHANLIEVPGPSVDIVGTGGDGAKTVNISTMSAIVVAGTGAKVVKHGNRAASSASGASDVLEKLGVNLELTPQRVAEVAEEAGITFCFAVKFHPALRHVAAARRELGIRTTFNFLGPLTNPAKVKAQATGVADARMAPILAGVLAERGSSALVFRGDDGLDELTTTATSRVWVVRDGAVREEAFDPRDVGIDLVPVEALRGADASYNADVARRLLSGESGPVRDAVLLNAAAALVALEPTDQSLNEQLAAGISKAAAAIDSGAAKAALERWIAVSNA from the coding sequence ATGAACGTTGTGACCCCGGTTGGCGGCGACAGCGTGGCGGACCTCTCCTGGCCCCGCGTTCTGGACGCGCTCCTCAGCAACCGTGACCAGGGCGCCGACGCGACCGCCTGGGCAATGGACCGCATCCTCAGCGGCGAGGCGACGAATGCCCAGATCGCCGGTTTCGTGGTCGCGCTGCGTGCCAAGGGCGAGACGGTCGAGGAGATCTCCGGTCTCGTACGGACCATGTACGCGCACGCCAACCTGATCGAGGTGCCGGGCCCCAGCGTCGACATCGTCGGCACGGGCGGTGACGGCGCCAAGACCGTGAACATCTCCACGATGTCCGCGATCGTCGTCGCCGGTACGGGCGCGAAGGTCGTCAAGCACGGAAACCGCGCCGCGTCGTCGGCCAGCGGCGCCTCCGACGTACTGGAGAAGCTCGGCGTCAATCTCGAACTCACCCCGCAACGGGTCGCCGAGGTCGCGGAGGAGGCGGGGATCACCTTCTGCTTCGCGGTCAAGTTCCACCCGGCACTGCGGCATGTGGCGGCCGCCCGCAGGGAGCTGGGCATCCGCACCACGTTCAACTTCCTCGGCCCGCTCACCAACCCGGCGAAGGTGAAGGCCCAGGCCACCGGTGTCGCGGACGCGCGGATGGCGCCGATCCTGGCCGGAGTGCTGGCCGAGCGCGGCTCCTCGGCGCTGGTCTTCCGCGGCGACGACGGTCTGGACGAGCTGACGACGACAGCCACCTCCCGGGTGTGGGTGGTACGGGACGGGGCGGTGCGGGAGGAGGCCTTCGACCCGCGGGACGTCGGCATCGACCTGGTGCCCGTAGAGGCTCTGCGGGGCGCGGACGCCTCGTACAACGCCGATGTCGCGCGCCGGCTGCTGAGCGGCGAGAGCGGGCCCGTACGGGATGCCGTGCTGCTCAACGCGGCCGCGGCCCTGGTGGCGCTGGAGCCGACGGACCAGAGCCTGAACGAACAGCTCGCGGCGGGCATCTCGAAGGCCGCGGCTGCGATCGACTCGGGCGCGGCCAAGGCGGCACTCGAGCGGTGGATCGCCGTCAGCAACGCCTGA
- the qcrB gene encoding cytochrome bc1 complex cytochrome b subunit, translating into MSTATDDKNRKAPAGERVADWADGRLGIYSLAKSNMRKIFPDHWSFMLGEICLYSFIIIILTGVYLTLFFHPSMNEVEYHGTYVPMQGIRMSEAYASTLDISFEVRGGLLIRQIHHWAALIFVAGMLVHMMRVFFTGAFRKPREINWLFGFLLLVLGMFTGFTGYSLPDDLLSGTGVRFMEGAILSMPIVGTYMSMFLFGGEFPGGDFVARFYSIHILLLPGIMMGLLVAHLILVFYHKHTQFAGPGRNNKNVVGMPLLPVYMAKAGGFFFLVFGVISIIAAIASINPIWALGPYRPDQVSTGAQPDWYMGFSEGLIRAMPGWEINFAGHTLALGVFVPLMIFPLILVAIAVYPFIESWITGDKREHHILDRPRNAPTRTAFGVAWLTWYVILLIAGGNDMFAVFFHLSINAITWFARIAFFVAPVIAFVITKRICMGLQRRDHDKVLHGRESGVIKRLPHGEFVEIHEPLSQEQLYTLTAHHQYRPAEIGPTVDENGVERKVSRLQKLRAKLSKGYYGEGNQLPKPTSEEYKEITSGHGHH; encoded by the coding sequence ATGAGTACTGCGACCGACGACAAGAACCGCAAGGCGCCCGCAGGTGAGCGGGTCGCCGACTGGGCGGACGGCCGGCTCGGGATCTACTCCCTGGCCAAGTCCAACATGCGGAAGATCTTCCCGGACCACTGGTCCTTCATGCTGGGTGAGATCTGCCTCTACAGCTTCATCATCATCATCCTCACGGGTGTGTATCTGACGCTGTTCTTCCACCCGAGCATGAACGAGGTGGAGTACCACGGGACCTACGTCCCGATGCAGGGCATCCGGATGTCCGAGGCGTATGCCTCGACCCTGGACATCAGCTTCGAGGTCCGCGGTGGTCTGCTGATCCGGCAGATCCACCACTGGGCGGCGCTGATCTTCGTCGCGGGCATGCTCGTGCACATGATGCGCGTCTTCTTCACGGGCGCCTTCCGCAAGCCGCGCGAGATCAACTGGCTCTTCGGCTTCCTGCTGCTGGTGCTCGGCATGTTCACCGGCTTCACCGGCTACTCGCTCCCGGACGACCTGCTCTCCGGTACAGGTGTGCGCTTCATGGAGGGCGCGATCCTGTCGATGCCGATCGTCGGCACGTACATGTCGATGTTCCTGTTCGGCGGTGAGTTCCCGGGCGGTGACTTCGTCGCGCGGTTCTACTCGATCCACATCCTGCTGCTGCCGGGCATCATGATGGGCCTGCTGGTGGCGCACCTGATCCTGGTCTTCTACCACAAGCACACGCAGTTCGCGGGCCCCGGCCGTAACAACAAGAACGTCGTCGGCATGCCGCTGCTGCCGGTCTACATGGCCAAGGCCGGAGGCTTCTTCTTCCTGGTCTTCGGTGTCATCTCGATCATCGCGGCCATCGCCTCGATCAACCCGATCTGGGCGCTCGGACCGTACCGCCCGGACCAGGTCTCCACCGGCGCCCAGCCCGACTGGTACATGGGCTTCTCCGAGGGTCTGATCCGCGCGATGCCCGGCTGGGAGATCAATTTCGCGGGACACACGCTCGCTCTGGGTGTGTTCGTACCGCTGATGATCTTCCCGCTGATCCTGGTCGCGATCGCGGTCTACCCGTTCATCGAGTCCTGGATCACTGGGGACAAGCGCGAGCACCACATCCTGGACCGCCCTCGCAACGCCCCGACCCGTACGGCTTTCGGTGTGGCCTGGCTGACCTGGTACGTCATTCTGTTGATCGCCGGTGGCAACGACATGTTCGCCGTCTTCTTCCACCTGTCGATCAACGCCATCACCTGGTTCGCCCGGATCGCCTTCTTCGTCGCCCCGGTGATCGCGTTCGTCATCACCAAGCGGATCTGCATGGGTCTGCAGCGGCGTGACCACGACAAGGTGCTGCACGGGCGCGAGTCCGGCGTCATCAAGCGGCTGCCGCACGGTGAGTTCGTCGAGATCCACGAGCCGCTCTCGCAGGAGCAGCTCTACACGCTCACCGCGCACCACCAGTACAGGCCCGCCGAGATCGGCCCGACGGTCGACGAGAACGGTGTCGAGCGCAAGGTGAGCCGCCTGCAGAAGCTCAGGGCCAAGCTCAGCAAGGGCTACTACGGCGAGGGGAACCAGCTCCCCAAGCCGACCAGCGAGGAGTACAAGGAGATCACCAGCGGCCACGGCCACCACTGA
- the qcrA gene encoding cytochrome bc1 complex Rieske iron-sulfur subunit yields the protein MSSQENPEENLPSEQDSAHGAVKVADDPFADPGLPAHKPRIQDIDERAARRSERAVAFMFTLSMLATIGFIASYVIFPVDKIVFIFPFGHVSALNFSLGMTLGVALFSIGAGAVHWARTLMSDVEVADDRHPIAADSEVKAKVMADFAAGAEESGFGRRKLIRNTMFGALALVPLSGLMLLRDLGPLPEEKLRKTMWAKGKLLVNMNTHEPLRPEDVAVGSLTFAMPEGLEEDAEDFQKQIAKAALMIVRIQPDEIKDKRELEWSHDGIVAFSKICTHVGCPISLYEQQTHHVLCPCHQSTFDLSDGARVIFGPAGHALPQLRIGVNDDGNLEALGDFDEPVGPSFWERG from the coding sequence ATGAGCAGCCAAGAGAATCCAGAAGAGAACCTGCCGTCAGAGCAGGACTCCGCGCACGGCGCGGTAAAGGTCGCGGACGATCCGTTCGCGGACCCGGGGCTGCCGGCCCACAAGCCGCGCATCCAGGACATCGACGAGCGGGCCGCCAGGCGCTCCGAGCGCGCTGTCGCCTTCATGTTCACGCTGTCGATGCTGGCCACGATCGGCTTCATCGCCTCGTACGTGATCTTCCCGGTCGACAAGATCGTCTTCATCTTCCCGTTCGGGCATGTGAGCGCGCTCAACTTCTCCCTGGGTATGACCCTCGGTGTGGCGCTCTTCAGCATCGGCGCGGGAGCGGTCCACTGGGCCCGCACCCTGATGTCCGATGTGGAGGTCGCCGACGACCGACACCCCATCGCTGCCGATTCCGAGGTCAAGGCCAAGGTCATGGCCGACTTCGCCGCAGGCGCGGAGGAGTCCGGCTTCGGCCGGCGCAAGCTGATCCGCAACACCATGTTCGGTGCGCTGGCCCTGGTGCCGCTCTCCGGTCTCATGCTGCTGCGCGACCTCGGGCCGCTGCCCGAGGAGAAGCTCCGCAAGACGATGTGGGCCAAGGGCAAGCTGCTCGTCAACATGAACACCCATGAGCCGCTGCGTCCCGAGGACGTCGCCGTGGGTTCGCTCACCTTCGCCATGCCCGAGGGCCTGGAGGAGGACGCGGAGGACTTCCAGAAGCAGATCGCCAAGGCGGCCCTGATGATCGTCCGGATCCAGCCGGACGAGATCAAGGACAAGCGCGAGCTCGAGTGGTCACACGACGGCATCGTGGCGTTCTCCAAGATCTGCACGCACGTCGGCTGCCCGATCAGCCTGTACGAGCAGCAGACGCACCACGTGCTCTGCCCGTGCCACCAGTCCACTTTCGACCTCTCCGACGGCGCCCGCGTCATCTTCGGCCCGGCCGGTCACGCCCTTCCGCAGCTGCGGATCGGTGTGAATGACGATGGAAACCTCGAGGCGCTCGGCGACTTCGACGAGCCCGTCGGTCCTTCCTTCTGGGAGCGCGGATGA
- the qcrC gene encoding cytochrome bc1 complex diheme cytochrome c subunit, giving the protein MKKLSARRRHPLAAVVVLLLALAATGGLYAAFAPADKAQADETAQSLAIEEGKKLYTVGCASCHGIGGQGTTDGPSLVGVGSAAVDFQVGTGRMPAQQPGAQVPAKKVIYSQSEIDQLAAYVASLGAGPITPTEKQYSPEGADIAKGGDLFRTNCAQCHNFTGEGGALTNGKYAPNLEGVDPKHIYEAMQTGPQNMPSFPDTTLPEKEKQDIIAYIKTVNGDDSESPGGLKLGGLGPVSEGLFGWIFGLGALIAVAIWVAAHTAKAKKS; this is encoded by the coding sequence GTGAAAAAGCTCTCCGCACGACGACGCCATCCGCTGGCGGCGGTCGTCGTCCTACTCCTCGCGCTGGCGGCCACTGGGGGGCTGTACGCCGCGTTCGCACCCGCGGACAAGGCGCAGGCCGATGAAACTGCCCAGTCACTCGCCATCGAGGAGGGCAAGAAGCTCTACACCGTAGGCTGCGCAAGCTGCCACGGGATCGGCGGTCAGGGGACCACTGACGGCCCGAGCCTCGTCGGCGTGGGCTCCGCCGCTGTCGACTTCCAGGTCGGCACCGGCCGGATGCCCGCCCAGCAGCCCGGCGCCCAGGTGCCGGCGAAGAAGGTCATCTACTCGCAGAGCGAGATCGACCAGCTCGCGGCGTACGTGGCCTCCCTCGGCGCGGGCCCGATCACGCCGACCGAGAAGCAGTACAGCCCGGAAGGTGCGGACATCGCCAAGGGTGGCGACCTGTTCCGTACCAACTGCGCCCAGTGCCACAACTTCACTGGTGAGGGCGGTGCGCTGACGAACGGCAAATACGCCCCGAACCTTGAGGGCGTGGACCCCAAGCACATCTACGAGGCCATGCAGACCGGCCCGCAGAACATGCCGTCCTTCCCCGACACCACGCTGCCGGAGAAGGAAAAGCAGGACATCATCGCGTACATCAAGACGGTGAACGGCGACGACTCCGAGAGCCCCGGCGGCCTCAAGCTCGGTGGCCTCGGCCCCGTCAGCGAGGGTCTGTTCGGCTGGATCTTCGGTCTGGGTGCGCTGATCGCAGTCGCCATCTGGGTCGCGGCCCACACCGCTAAGGCCAAGAAGTCATGA
- the ctaE gene encoding aa3-type cytochrome oxidase subunit III, which translates to MSVVATATTVETGHAHPSVNRPNLTSVGTIIWLSSELMFFAALFAMYFTLRSVTGAEHWKEMASALNFPFSATNTTILVLSSLTCQLGVFAAERGDVKKLRTWFTITFVMGAIFIGGQVFEYTELVKKDGLSLSSDPYGSVFYLTTGFHGLHVTGGLIAFLLVLGRTYAARRFTHEQATAAIVVSYYWHFVDVVWIGLFATIYMIK; encoded by the coding sequence ATGTCGGTCGTGGCGACAGCAACGACAGTAGAAACCGGGCACGCGCACCCGTCGGTCAATCGGCCGAACCTCACCAGCGTCGGAACCATCATCTGGCTGAGTTCCGAGCTGATGTTCTTCGCGGCCCTCTTCGCGATGTACTTCACCCTGAGATCGGTGACGGGCGCCGAGCACTGGAAGGAAATGGCTTCGGCCCTGAACTTCCCGTTCTCGGCGACGAACACCACGATCCTGGTGCTCTCCTCCCTCACCTGCCAGCTCGGCGTCTTCGCCGCGGAGCGGGGCGATGTGAAGAAGCTCCGCACCTGGTTCACGATCACGTTCGTGATGGGTGCGATCTTCATCGGCGGTCAGGTCTTCGAGTACACCGAACTGGTCAAGAAGGACGGCCTCTCGCTGTCCTCGGATCCGTACGGTTCGGTGTTCTACCTGACCACCGGCTTCCACGGCCTGCACGTGACGGGCGGCCTCATCGCCTTCCTGCTGGTACTCGGCAGGACGTACGCGGCGAGGAGATTCACGCACGAGCAGGCAACCGCCGCCATCGTCGTGTCCTACTACTGGCACTTCGTCGATGTCGTCTGGATCGGCCTCTTCGCCACGATCTACATGATCAAGTAA
- a CDS encoding L,D-transpeptidase gives MNNTPRIRTVVSCTLLVVSLGAGATACLDSDGHPLAAKPYDATEQISFNAPSGDAKADPDKPLEVTVEDGEGRITDVRVTDEWGHHLAGELSADGGRWRSTAPLAAGVKYTVKVSMEDEDGAPGTRTITFETAPSKKLLTVQFGPKAGTYGVGQPITADLTAPVTGKEARAVVESALKVESTPAVEGTWHWVDDKTLHFRPKEYWPAGATVTAVSNLQGVKVANKLYGGASKPLKLTIGDRIEAITDAGSHQMTVKRNGEVINTIPVTTGKPGFSTRNGIKVVLGKEYFVRMRGTTVGISEGSADSYDLPVYYATRVTWSGEYVHAAPWSVGSQGYANVSHGCTGMSTSNAAWFFRTVREGDIVKVINSSGAEMAPFGNGFGDWNLSWDIWRKGSALVAETRDGSSPVDVARLRPQV, from the coding sequence ATGAACAACACGCCGCGCATCCGCACCGTCGTCAGCTGCACCCTGCTGGTCGTGTCCCTCGGGGCGGGCGCGACCGCGTGCCTCGATTCCGACGGCCACCCGCTCGCCGCGAAGCCGTACGACGCGACGGAACAGATCTCCTTCAACGCGCCGTCCGGCGATGCCAAGGCGGACCCGGACAAGCCGCTCGAGGTCACCGTCGAGGACGGCGAGGGCCGGATCACCGATGTCAGGGTGACCGACGAATGGGGTCACCACCTCGCCGGCGAACTCTCCGCGGACGGCGGCCGCTGGCGCTCCACGGCGCCCCTGGCGGCCGGCGTCAAGTACACCGTCAAGGTCTCCATGGAGGACGAGGACGGCGCCCCGGGCACCCGGACGATCACCTTTGAGACCGCGCCGTCCAAGAAGCTCCTGACCGTCCAGTTCGGCCCGAAGGCGGGCACGTACGGGGTCGGCCAGCCGATCACCGCGGACCTCACCGCCCCGGTCACGGGCAAGGAGGCCAGGGCGGTCGTCGAAAGCGCTCTGAAGGTCGAGTCCACGCCCGCCGTGGAGGGCACCTGGCACTGGGTGGACGACAAGACTCTGCACTTCCGCCCGAAGGAGTACTGGCCCGCCGGCGCCACCGTCACCGCGGTCAGCAACCTCCAGGGCGTCAAGGTCGCCAACAAGCTCTACGGCGGCGCCTCGAAGCCGCTGAAGCTCACCATCGGCGACCGAATAGAGGCGATAACCGACGCCGGCTCGCACCAGATGACGGTCAAGCGCAACGGAGAAGTGATCAACACCATTCCGGTGACCACGGGCAAGCCCGGCTTCTCCACCCGAAACGGAATCAAGGTCGTGCTCGGCAAGGAGTACTTCGTACGGATGCGCGGTACCACCGTCGGTATCTCCGAGGGCAGCGCGGACTCGTACGACCTGCCCGTCTACTACGCGACGCGCGTCACCTGGAGCGGTGAGTACGTCCACGCCGCGCCGTGGTCCGTCGGCTCACAGGGGTACGCGAACGTCAGCCACGGCTGCACCGGGATGTCCACGAGCAACGCCGCCTGGTTCTTCCGGACCGTGCGCGAGGGCGACATAGTCAAGGTCATCAACAGCTCCGGCGCCGAAATGGCCCCCTTCGGGAACGGCTTCGGCGACTGGAACCTCTCCTGGGACATATGGCGCAAGGGCAGTGCCCTGGTGGCCGAGACCAGGGACGGCAGCAGCCCCGTCGACGTGGCGCGACTGCGGCCCCAGGTGTGA
- a CDS encoding cytochrome c oxidase subunit 4, translating into MKIQGKMFLWLSVFILAVAVLYGVWSKEPAGTTALFLAFGLSVMIGYYLAFTARRVDAMAQDDKEADVADEAGEVGFFSPHSWQPLALGIGGALAFMGVVFGWWLMYFSAPVIMIGLFGWVFEYYRGENQNQ; encoded by the coding sequence GTGAAGATCCAAGGCAAGATGTTCCTCTGGCTGAGCGTCTTCATCCTCGCCGTCGCCGTCCTGTACGGCGTCTGGTCCAAGGAGCCGGCCGGTACCACCGCGCTGTTCCTGGCCTTCGGCCTGAGCGTCATGATCGGCTACTACCTGGCCTTCACGGCCCGGCGAGTGGACGCCATGGCGCAGGACGACAAGGAGGCCGACGTAGCGGACGAGGCCGGCGAGGTGGGGTTCTTCTCCCCGCACAGCTGGCAGCCGCTCGCGCTCGGCATCGGTGGCGCGCTCGCCTTCATGGGCGTCGTCTTCGGCTGGTGGCTGATGTACTTCTCCGCCCCGGTCATCATGATCGGCCTGTTCGGCTGGGTGTTCGAGTACTACCGCGGTGAGAACCAGAACCAGTAA
- the ctaD gene encoding aa3-type cytochrome oxidase subunit I, with protein sequence MSILNEPQGAAAAADDSYENELPVRRKQPGTVIVSWLTTTDHKTIGTMYLVTSFAFFCIGGIMALFMRAELARPGTQIMSNEQFNQAFTMHGTIMLLMFATPLFAGFANWIMPLQIGAPDVAFPRLNMFAYWLYLFGSLIAVAGFLTPQGAADFGWFAYSPLSDAVRSPGVGADMWIMGLAFSGFGTILGSVNFITTIICMRAPGMTMFRMPIFVWNVLLTGVLVLLAFPVLAAALFALEADRKFGAHVFDSANGGALLWQHLFWFFGHPEVYIIALPFFGIVSEIIPVFSRKPMFGYIGLVAATIGIAGLSVTVWAHHMYVTGGVLLPFFSFMTFLIAVPTGVKFFNWIGTMWKGSLSFETPMLWTIGFLVTFTFGGLTGVILASPPMDFHVSDSYFVVAHFHYVVFGTVVFAMFAGFHFWWPKFTGKMLDERLGKITFWTLFIGFHGTFLVQHWLGAEGMPRRYADYLAADGFTTLNTISTISSFLLGLSVLPFMYNVWKTAKYGKKVEVDDPWGYGRSLEWATTCPPPRHNFLTLPRIRSESPAFDLHHPEIAALDQLEHGGHGASVLTGDKEDGK encoded by the coding sequence GTGAGCATCCTCAACGAACCTCAGGGTGCCGCCGCAGCAGCTGACGACTCGTACGAGAACGAGCTGCCGGTACGGCGCAAGCAGCCGGGCACTGTGATCGTGAGCTGGCTGACGACCACCGACCACAAGACCATCGGCACGATGTACCTGGTCACGTCGTTCGCGTTCTTCTGCATCGGCGGAATCATGGCGCTCTTCATGCGCGCCGAGCTGGCCCGTCCCGGCACGCAGATCATGTCGAACGAGCAGTTCAACCAGGCGTTCACGATGCACGGCACGATCATGCTGCTGATGTTCGCGACGCCGCTGTTCGCCGGATTCGCGAACTGGATCATGCCGCTGCAGATCGGCGCGCCCGATGTGGCGTTCCCGCGGCTGAACATGTTCGCGTACTGGCTGTACCTCTTCGGCTCGCTGATCGCGGTGGCCGGCTTCCTCACCCCGCAGGGTGCGGCCGACTTCGGCTGGTTCGCCTACTCCCCGCTGTCGGACGCGGTCCGCTCGCCGGGCGTCGGCGCCGATATGTGGATCATGGGTCTGGCCTTCTCCGGCTTCGGCACGATCCTCGGTTCGGTCAACTTCATCACCACGATCATCTGCATGCGAGCCCCCGGCATGACGATGTTCCGGATGCCGATCTTCGTCTGGAACGTGCTGCTGACCGGTGTGCTGGTCCTGCTCGCCTTCCCGGTGCTGGCCGCCGCGCTCTTCGCGCTGGAGGCGGACCGTAAATTCGGTGCGCATGTCTTCGACTCCGCCAATGGCGGGGCCTTGCTCTGGCAACACCTCTTCTGGTTCTTCGGCCATCCAGAGGTGTACATCATCGCCCTGCCCTTCTTCGGGATCGTCTCCGAGATCATCCCGGTCTTCAGCCGTAAGCCGATGTTCGGCTACATCGGTCTGGTGGCCGCGACGATCGGTATCGCGGGACTGTCCGTGACGGTGTGGGCGCACCACATGTACGTCACAGGCGGCGTACTCCTGCCGTTCTTCTCCTTCATGACCTTCCTGATCGCGGTGCCGACCGGTGTGAAGTTCTTCAACTGGATCGGCACCATGTGGAAGGGCTCACTGTCCTTCGAGACACCCATGCTCTGGACGATCGGCTTCCTGGTCACCTTCACCTTCGGTGGACTGACCGGCGTCATCCTGGCCTCGCCCCCGATGGACTTCCACGTCTCCGACTCGTACTTCGTCGTCGCGCACTTCCACTACGTCGTCTTCGGCACCGTGGTCTTCGCGATGTTCGCCGGATTCCACTTCTGGTGGCCGAAGTTCACCGGCAAGATGCTGGACGAGCGGCTCGGCAAGATCACCTTCTGGACGCTGTTCATCGGCTTCCACGGCACGTTCCTGGTGCAGCACTGGCTGGGCGCCGAGGGCATGCCGCGTCGTTACGCGGACTACCTCGCCGCCGACGGCTTCACCACGCTGAACACCATCTCCACGATCAGCTCGTTCCTGCTCGGCCTGTCGGTCCTGCCGTTCATGTACAACGTCTGGAAGACAGCCAAGTACGGCAAGAAGGTCGAGGTCGACGACCCGTGGGGCTACGGCCGTTCGCTGGAGTGGGCGACCACCTGCCCGCCGCCGCGGCACAACTTCCTCACCCTGCCGCGGATCCGCAGCGAATCCCCGGCGTTCGACCTGCACCACCCGGAGATCGCAGCTCTCGACCAGCTCGAGCACGGCGGCCACGGAGCCAGCGTCCTCACCGGTGACAAGGAGGACGGCAAGTGA
- the ctaC gene encoding aa3-type cytochrome oxidase subunit II has product MSPNGSDRSSRRPMRRKLLQVLTAGVVLSTASGCTYEDFPRLGMPTPVTEEAPRILSLWQGSWAAALITGALVWGLIIWSIVFHRRSRTKVEVPPQTRYNMPIEALYTVVPLIIVSVLFYFTARDESKLLSLSAKPAHTVNVVGYQWSWGFNYIENLDGDAKTGAGVPKELDAIPDRFQKQFPEGAEGVYDAGIPGTRNPQTGNPGPTLWLPKGEKVRFILTSRDVIHSFWVIPFLMKQDVIPGHTNSFEVTPNHEGTFMGKCAELCGVDHSRMLFNVKVVSPERYQQHLKELAEKGQTGFIPSGIELTDPARNAEKNKL; this is encoded by the coding sequence GTGAGTCCCAACGGCTCCGACCGCTCGTCGCGGCGCCCGATGCGGCGGAAGCTGCTCCAGGTGCTGACCGCGGGTGTAGTCCTGTCGACCGCCTCCGGTTGCACATATGAGGACTTCCCCCGCCTGGGAATGCCCACCCCGGTAACGGAAGAGGCCCCTCGGATCCTCTCCCTCTGGCAGGGCTCGTGGGCGGCAGCGCTCATCACGGGCGCGCTGGTGTGGGGTCTGATCATCTGGAGCATCGTCTTCCACCGGCGCAGCCGCACCAAGGTGGAGGTACCCCCGCAGACCCGGTACAACATGCCGATCGAGGCTTTGTACACGGTGGTCCCGCTCATCATCGTTTCGGTGCTCTTCTACTTCACCGCGCGTGATGAGTCGAAGCTCCTCTCCCTCTCCGCGAAGCCCGCCCACACGGTCAACGTGGTCGGCTACCAGTGGAGCTGGGGCTTCAACTACATCGAGAACCTGGACGGCGACGCCAAGACCGGCGCCGGGGTCCCCAAGGAGCTCGACGCCATTCCGGACAGGTTCCAGAAGCAGTTCCCCGAAGGCGCCGAAGGCGTCTACGACGCCGGTATCCCCGGCACCAGGAACCCGCAGACCGGAAACCCGGGTCCGACCCTCTGGCTGCCCAAGGGAGAGAAGGTCCGGTTCATCCTGACCTCTCGGGACGTCATCCACTCCTTCTGGGTGATCCCGTTCCTGATGAAGCAGGACGTCATCCCGGGTCACACCAACTCCTTCGAGGTGACTCCGAACCACGAGGGCACCTTCATGGGCAAGTGCGCCGAGCTCTGCGGCGTCGACCACTCCCGGATGCTCTTCAATGTCAAGGTCGTCTCCCCGGAGCGCTACCAGCAGCACCTGAAGGAGCTGGCGGAGAAGGGGCAGACCGGCTTCATCCCGTCGGGCATTGAGCTGACGGACCCGGCCAGGAATGCGGAGAAGAACAAACTGTGA